In Desulfobotulus pelophilus, the following proteins share a genomic window:
- the hisF gene encoding imidazole glycerol phosphate synthase subunit HisF — translation MKSTMTKRIIPCLDVREGRTTKGVKFENNVDIGDPVEMARHYYETGADELVFYDITASHEKRGIMIDVVRRVAETIFIPFSVGGGIASVADMRDVLLAGAEKVSVNSAAIRSPEIIAKGADAFGSQCIVVGMDVKKVEKSETIPSGYEMVIHGGRTFTGMDALFWAKEVHRLGAGEICLNSIDADGTRDGYELALTAMISGAVSIPVIASGGGGTPLHLEKVLTEGRADAALIASMVHYGDYTLPGIKDHLHAAGIPVRRRW, via the coding sequence ATGAAAAGTACCATGACCAAGCGTATCATTCCCTGTCTTGATGTGCGTGAAGGCAGAACCACCAAAGGTGTGAAGTTTGAAAACAATGTGGATATCGGCGATCCGGTTGAAATGGCCCGTCATTATTATGAAACCGGTGCCGATGAGCTGGTTTTTTATGATATTACGGCATCCCATGAAAAACGGGGTATCATGATTGATGTGGTGCGCAGGGTGGCGGAAACCATTTTTATTCCCTTTTCTGTGGGCGGTGGCATTGCGTCTGTGGCGGATATGAGGGATGTCCTGCTGGCAGGTGCAGAAAAGGTCAGTGTCAATTCTGCTGCCATCCGGAGTCCGGAGATTATTGCCAAAGGTGCTGATGCCTTTGGCAGTCAGTGTATTGTGGTGGGAATGGATGTGAAAAAAGTTGAGAAGAGCGAAACCATCCCTTCCGGATATGAGATGGTGATCCATGGAGGAAGAACCTTTACGGGTATGGACGCCCTTTTCTGGGCAAAGGAAGTCCATCGCCTGGGAGCAGGAGAAATCTGCCTGAACTCCATTGATGCGGACGGAACCCGTGATGGGTATGAATTAGCACTGACCGCCATGATCTCCGGGGCTGTTTCCATTCCGGTGATTGCTTCCGGCGGAGGCGGTACTCCTTTACACCTGGAAAAGGTGTTGACCGAAGGCAGGGCGGACGCGGCACTGATTGCTTCCATGGTCCATTATGGGGATTACACCCTGCCCGGCATCAAAGATCATCTCCATGCTGCCGGTATTCCCGTCCGGCGGCGGTGGTAA
- the flgM gene encoding flagellar biosynthesis anti-sigma factor FlgM, with the protein MKIHTMLSGIKSASLSKETQQVREKTKENQKAGAENRADKVSLSSNSRERMEIRETKASSVEDFRSERIERLKHQIQSGTYTPDPERIAKAMLSAHRDSMI; encoded by the coding sequence ATGAAAATCCATACCATGCTCTCAGGCATAAAAAGTGCCTCGCTGTCAAAAGAAACGCAGCAGGTTCGTGAAAAAACAAAAGAAAACCAAAAGGCAGGAGCAGAAAACCGAGCTGACAAAGTAAGCCTTTCCTCCAACTCACGGGAACGGATGGAGATCCGCGAGACAAAAGCCTCATCAGTGGAGGATTTCCGGTCGGAACGTATTGAACGGCTGAAACATCAGATCCAAAGCGGTACTTATACACCGGATCCTGAACGAATTGCCAAAGCCATGCTTTCTGCCCACAGAGATTCCATGATATAG
- a CDS encoding DVU0524 family FlgM-associated protein yields MHVPGYQIHNVLKLYSQQITRKRLADDSSPSQPLETKEDPTLLSAEGKRESMIQKITSDIVERITKDGPQDSTGTNRYPLPEEESWKTSSSVREDSEQKFVYNTLDDRNRKTTRSVSLKDADIVLKRLAGTTAETQNRRI; encoded by the coding sequence ATGCATGTACCCGGCTATCAGATACACAATGTCCTGAAGCTTTACAGTCAGCAGATCACCCGTAAGCGGCTGGCTGACGACTCTTCTCCGTCACAGCCCCTTGAGACCAAGGAAGATCCGACCCTTCTCTCCGCCGAAGGCAAGAGGGAAAGCATGATCCAGAAAATCACATCGGATATTGTTGAAAGAATAACCAAAGACGGTCCCCAGGATTCCACGGGTACAAACAGATACCCCCTTCCGGAAGAAGAAAGCTGGAAAACCAGCTCTTCTGTCAGAGAAGACAGCGAGCAAAAGTTTGTTTACAATACGCTGGATGACCGGAACCGGAAGACAACACGGAGTGTTTCACTGAAAGATGCGGATATTGTGCTGAAACGTCTGGCAGGCACAACCGCGGAGACCCAAAACCGCCGAATATAA
- a CDS encoding NUDIX hydrolase, whose protein sequence is MPAKKFCPFCSGLLEQRTTEGRIRSCCRECGKILYENPIPAACTLVIDTENRLLLVRRAVPPKKGEWCLPGGFMELEESPEDTALRELFEETGLRGKIHKLIGVTAHPSAMYGAVLITGFLIRTFSGEPASGDDAMDLAFFPMTALPPLAFDSHERFVRIYRDLYMA, encoded by the coding sequence ATGCCAGCCAAAAAATTCTGCCCTTTTTGCTCTGGTCTTCTGGAGCAACGAACAACGGAGGGCCGTATCCGTTCCTGCTGCCGTGAATGCGGCAAAATTCTCTATGAAAACCCCATACCTGCGGCCTGTACTCTGGTTATCGATACAGAGAACCGTCTTCTGCTGGTCCGCCGTGCCGTCCCCCCTAAAAAAGGGGAGTGGTGCCTGCCAGGGGGCTTCATGGAACTGGAAGAAAGCCCCGAAGACACAGCTTTACGAGAGCTTTTTGAAGAAACAGGCCTCCGTGGCAAAATCCATAAACTCATCGGAGTGACGGCCCACCCCAGCGCCATGTACGGTGCGGTTCTCATCACAGGCTTTCTTATCCGAACCTTTTCAGGGGAACCTGCCTCCGGAGATGATGCCATGGATCTGGCATTTTTTCCCATGACGGCCCTCCCTCCTCTGGCCTTTGACAGCCACGAGCGTTTCGTCCGTATCTACCGGGATCTCTACATGGCTTGA
- a CDS encoding class II fructose-bisphosphate aldolase translates to MTLYNADFEKAVKVGRPPNITRLFPNSKALLVSGKYIDNAMIRKGQCMTIAANARSHIIIRGVLLAAQKANAAIIIEIARSEGGADAYCPVSLWNMARQVDAIANELNITIPVAIHADHYGIKKEEDLPGARREIPSLFEAGITSIAIDASHMPDDLNLLTNIAVADLIPSWAGLETEVGEIKGNQGLSTPEEALFLIQGLNAHGIFPNWIALNNGTTHGIEASEDGIQIELTEKIHKALAPYKISGAQHGTSGNDAEKLRRIAKETATTKANVATALQMIGWGMEVNPFGNAVMDEKGDVRKLAGEGLDDSLWTEMKAYADERDIKGSNFKKLNLPFENKILGQPKEIRDRMVARIEAFTYDLLVNVFNAKDTANLVMEEILEKQSFDPGPKAERIEDPLNWTKEKIIHKASLMDTDKGPEGDFDE, encoded by the coding sequence ATGACCCTGTACAATGCGGATTTTGAAAAGGCCGTCAAAGTAGGCCGTCCGCCGAATATCACCCGCCTTTTCCCCAATTCCAAAGCGCTTCTGGTCAGTGGTAAATACATTGACAATGCCATGATTCGAAAAGGCCAGTGCATGACCATCGCTGCCAATGCCAGAAGCCATATCATCATCCGGGGTGTACTGCTGGCAGCCCAGAAGGCCAATGCAGCTATCATTATAGAAATCGCCCGATCCGAAGGAGGAGCAGATGCCTACTGCCCCGTAAGCCTGTGGAACATGGCCCGGCAGGTGGATGCCATTGCCAACGAGCTGAACATTACCATCCCCGTGGCCATACACGCCGACCACTACGGCATCAAAAAAGAAGAAGACCTCCCCGGTGCCCGCAGGGAAATCCCGTCCCTGTTTGAAGCTGGCATCACATCCATTGCCATTGATGCCTCTCACATGCCCGATGATCTCAATCTTCTGACAAATATTGCCGTTGCCGACCTCATCCCCTCCTGGGCAGGACTGGAAACGGAAGTAGGAGAAATCAAGGGGAATCAAGGACTCTCCACACCCGAAGAAGCACTGTTCCTTATTCAGGGGCTCAACGCACACGGTATTTTCCCCAACTGGATCGCCCTGAATAACGGCACCACCCATGGCATAGAGGCCAGTGAAGACGGCATACAGATCGAACTGACCGAAAAAATTCACAAGGCCCTTGCTCCCTACAAAATTTCCGGTGCTCAGCACGGCACTTCTGGCAATGATGCGGAAAAACTCCGTCGCATCGCAAAGGAAACCGCCACCACCAAAGCCAATGTAGCCACAGCCCTGCAGATGATCGGCTGGGGTATGGAGGTCAATCCCTTTGGTAATGCGGTGATGGATGAAAAAGGAGATGTCAGAAAACTTGCCGGTGAGGGGCTTGATGACAGCCTCTGGACGGAAATGAAAGCCTATGCTGATGAAAGGGATATCAAGGGAAGCAACTTTAAAAAACTCAATCTTCCCTTTGAAAACAAAATCCTCGGACAGCCAAAGGAAATCCGGGACCGCATGGTCGCACGCATTGAAGCCTTCACCTATGATCTTTTGGTCAATGTTTTCAATGCAAAAGACACGGCAAACCTGGTCATGGAAGAAATTCTTGAAAAACAGAGCTTCGATCCCGGTCCCAAAGCCGAACGCATAGAGGACCCTTTAAACTGGACAAAAGAAAAAATCATTCACAAAGCCTCCCTCATGGACACAGACAAGGGACCTGAAGGCGACTTTGACGAGTAA
- a CDS encoding lysine exporter LysO family protein, which produces MGSLKIIAAFILGLTAALFLPFSHTIPAEQLSLAALYLLLFLVGAGIGSKKETMSMVRRIRPTLLLLPLAIATGSILFPGMVAALFLPLTFQEGAAIGAGLGYYSLSSILISQMAGETLGLIALLSNIIREIVALTATPLLVRYCGRFSGIAAGGATAMDTTLPVIVRFTGKEYALVALFSGVILTFLTPVLVTSILSCGA; this is translated from the coding sequence ATGGGTAGCCTGAAAATCATTGCCGCCTTTATCCTTGGGCTAACCGCAGCCCTTTTTCTACCATTTTCCCACACCATACCGGCGGAACAGCTGTCCCTTGCGGCATTGTACCTCCTCCTTTTTCTTGTGGGAGCAGGAATTGGCAGCAAAAAGGAAACCATGAGCATGGTACGCCGTATCCGGCCCACCCTTCTCCTCCTGCCCCTTGCCATCGCCACTGGCTCCATTCTTTTTCCGGGAATGGTAGCCGCCCTTTTCCTGCCCCTTACCTTTCAGGAAGGCGCCGCCATAGGGGCCGGTCTGGGATATTACTCTCTGTCCAGCATTCTCATTTCACAGATGGCCGGAGAAACCCTTGGTCTCATTGCCCTTCTCTCCAATATCATTCGTGAAATTGTGGCTCTCACGGCCACCCCCCTTCTGGTGCGCTACTGCGGCAGGTTTTCGGGCATAGCGGCAGGCGGGGCCACGGCCATGGATACCACACTGCCCGTTATTGTACGCTTCACTGGAAAAGAGTATGCCCTCGTTGCTCTTTTTTCAGGAGTGATTCTCACCTTTTTAACCCCTGTGCTGGTAACAAGCATTCTCTCCTGCGGTGCTTGA
- a CDS encoding LysO family transporter produces MENVLFFLSTGLVAGFLLRNRTHLLKASDHAASWAVYLLLFFLGASTGLQPEILSMAGTTGFFALVLSLAATAGSIILVWPLYHFLFRTGSHPRTQKADNG; encoded by the coding sequence ATGGAAAATGTTCTTTTTTTTCTCAGCACAGGACTTGTGGCTGGTTTTCTTCTCCGGAACAGAACCCACCTGCTGAAAGCGTCTGACCATGCTGCCTCCTGGGCAGTTTATCTTCTACTGTTTTTTCTAGGAGCTTCCACCGGGTTGCAGCCGGAAATTCTTTCCATGGCAGGGACCACCGGTTTCTTTGCCCTTGTTCTCAGCCTTGCGGCCACAGCGGGCAGCATCATTCTTGTCTGGCCGCTCTACCACTTTCTTTTCAGAACCGGATCCCATCCGCGGACCCAAAAGGCTGATAATGGGTAG
- a CDS encoding DUF3450 family protein has translation MQLRKLIGGMVVGFGLCWGISLRPGWAGDAAMALQEAHQAQAAMDILMEEMAVARADFRRLQMEAEVLVYENRILDERLDVQEKKRKQRKAVGGDTLRFTRHVEWVMGELAERMGLRMDFLPPFRMESRIERLDAFRSMLVNAEKSTEERFYAALDLLEAELNVGIFPDVVSGSMEQEGEVVRGSLLHLGAAGLFFLSPDERRAARWCADKKTFLMLDRSEARLVSQAFAMVERRMPAEVVLLPVMSEVP, from the coding sequence ATGCAGCTTAGAAAATTGATTGGTGGAATGGTTGTGGGTTTTGGGCTTTGCTGGGGCATATCCCTCCGTCCCGGCTGGGCAGGGGATGCCGCCATGGCTCTTCAGGAGGCGCATCAGGCCCAGGCAGCCATGGATATTCTCATGGAGGAGATGGCTGTGGCTCGGGCGGATTTCAGGCGCTTGCAGATGGAGGCGGAAGTCCTTGTCTATGAAAACCGCATTCTGGACGAACGTCTGGATGTGCAGGAGAAGAAGCGGAAGCAACGGAAGGCTGTAGGTGGGGATACTCTGCGTTTTACCCGTCATGTGGAATGGGTTATGGGTGAGCTTGCTGAACGGATGGGGTTGCGTATGGATTTTCTTCCTCCCTTTCGTATGGAAAGTCGCATAGAGCGGCTGGATGCCTTTCGCTCTATGCTGGTAAATGCTGAAAAATCAACGGAAGAACGGTTTTATGCGGCCCTTGATCTTCTGGAAGCAGAACTGAATGTAGGGATTTTTCCGGATGTGGTTTCCGGATCCATGGAGCAGGAAGGTGAGGTTGTGCGGGGTAGTCTGCTGCATTTGGGGGCAGCAGGACTTTTCTTCCTCAGCCCGGATGAGAGAAGGGCTGCCAGATGGTGCGCGGATAAAAAGACTTTTCTGATGTTGGACCGGAGCGAAGCAAGGCTTGTCAGTCAGGCCTTTGCCATGGTGGAACGCCGTATGCCTGCAGAAGTGGTGTTGCTTCCTGTCATGTCCGAGGTGCCCTGA
- a CDS encoding MotA/TolQ/ExbB proton channel family protein has protein sequence MLRLKEDAAMQRVLLEQEKKALGERRSLLEETVYRLEVENRKKKQALDLLVAETRRAEEERAALRSTETAVMASMAEARERFVTLLGAGITLPLRPLDPKGEDPEEEVRFFIESLLFHLDAADGIGREVHSFTAGDGMTEEAFVTRVGALALLGHNGEGRFFFLTPREDQRQYMEAQRVPGFRERRIVRQFMEGQGFLLPVDLSGGSVLSGSSGHVAFADRLREGGLLIWPIVLLGVTGGLLFVQRAFFLFRLSFSHGRTEDLIGLALEGDRNHRNGKSRRSPAFDVVAKAVKMRHEPPAVREQAVEGAVASWADSMEKGLASLGVMAALAPMLGLLGTVTGMMASFRVMSRMGAGDIRLMSGGISEALVTTQWGLAVAVPLMLAHHLLARRAERLALEAEDRGAEALVLLENDCHRGAGKPARTTGNGSEESC, from the coding sequence TTGCTGCGCCTTAAAGAGGATGCCGCCATGCAAAGGGTGTTGCTGGAACAGGAAAAAAAGGCGCTTGGGGAACGGCGAAGTCTCCTTGAGGAGACGGTGTATCGGCTGGAGGTGGAAAACCGGAAAAAGAAGCAGGCTCTGGATCTTCTTGTGGCGGAGACCCGCAGGGCGGAAGAGGAAAGGGCCGCGCTGCGCAGTACGGAAACCGCGGTGATGGCATCCATGGCCGAAGCAAGGGAGCGTTTTGTCACTCTGTTGGGCGCTGGTATTACCTTGCCCCTGAGGCCTCTGGATCCGAAGGGTGAAGACCCGGAGGAAGAGGTTCGTTTTTTCATTGAATCCCTGTTATTTCACCTTGACGCTGCCGATGGCATTGGGCGTGAGGTTCACTCTTTCACCGCTGGAGATGGCATGACGGAGGAGGCTTTTGTGACCCGGGTGGGCGCTCTGGCTCTGCTGGGTCATAACGGTGAGGGCCGTTTTTTTTTCCTGACTCCACGGGAAGATCAGAGACAATACATGGAGGCGCAGCGGGTGCCTGGGTTCCGGGAACGCCGCATCGTCAGGCAGTTTATGGAAGGGCAGGGCTTCCTTTTGCCGGTGGATCTTTCCGGTGGCAGCGTTTTGTCCGGCTCTTCGGGCCATGTGGCTTTTGCCGACCGACTGCGTGAGGGCGGCCTCCTGATCTGGCCCATTGTCCTGCTGGGAGTAACGGGCGGGCTGCTTTTTGTGCAGAGGGCCTTTTTTCTTTTCAGGCTTTCTTTCTCCCATGGCCGGACGGAAGATCTGATTGGCCTTGCCCTTGAAGGAGACCGGAATCACCGGAATGGGAAAAGCCGGAGAAGCCCGGCTTTTGATGTGGTGGCAAAGGCTGTGAAGATGCGCCATGAGCCTCCTGCCGTGAGGGAACAGGCCGTGGAAGGCGCGGTGGCATCCTGGGCGGATAGCATGGAGAAAGGGCTTGCCAGTCTGGGGGTTATGGCAGCTCTGGCACCCATGCTCGGGCTTCTGGGAACGGTTACGGGCATGATGGCCTCCTTCAGGGTGATGAGCCGTATGGGAGCGGGAGATATCCGGCTTATGTCCGGAGGAATTTCAGAGGCTCTGGTGACAACCCAGTGGGGACTTGCCGTTGCCGTACCTCTGATGCTGGCCCATCATCTCCTTGCCCGCAGGGCGGAAAGACTGGCTCTGGAGGCGGAAGACAGAGGTGCCGAAGCTCTGGTTCTGCTGGAAAATGACTGTCACAGAGGGGCAGGGAAGCCTGCCCGGACAACCGGAAACGGCAGCGAGGAGTCATGCTGA
- a CDS encoding MotA/TolQ/ExbB proton channel family protein, with translation MMPDWISAFWHAWLEGGFWIWPLALMASSIWALGLKTLWDMRFSQRDDFPPDFPGYRIRAIRVLSAAAPLLGLLGTVSAMTGIFTGLEAGGFAGDRAMAGGIAQALVSTQAGLLTAIPGVFLAHVLELRQRSEKGRMWE, from the coding sequence ATGATGCCGGATTGGATAAGCGCATTCTGGCATGCATGGCTTGAAGGCGGATTCTGGATCTGGCCGCTGGCTCTGATGGCTTCATCCATATGGGCTCTGGGACTGAAAACACTGTGGGATATGAGGTTTTCCCAAAGAGATGATTTCCCGCCGGATTTTCCGGGATATCGTATACGGGCGATCCGTGTACTGTCTGCGGCAGCTCCCCTTCTGGGACTTCTGGGTACGGTTTCTGCCATGACAGGTATCTTTACGGGGCTGGAGGCGGGAGGTTTTGCAGGGGATCGTGCCATGGCAGGAGGCATTGCCCAGGCCCTTGTCAGTACCCAGGCCGGATTGTTGACCGCCATACCGGGAGTTTTTCTGGCTCATGTGCTGGAGTTGCGCCAGCGGTCTGAAAAAGGGAGAATGTGGGAATGA
- a CDS encoding ExbD/TolR family protein, producing the protein MKRALRQRRNRNVPGLDMAPLLDMIFILLIFFVVHASFIRETAVPIERPSARSAVNSDQVRLVLTVDAAGTVYLEDRAVDPGVLRGRMQDFASKNPGAVVVVAADRDAASGALIRVLDICRLAGVQHLALAARRPL; encoded by the coding sequence ATGAAACGGGCATTGCGTCAGCGTCGGAACCGAAATGTACCGGGATTGGACATGGCGCCTCTTCTGGATATGATTTTTATTTTGCTGATTTTTTTTGTGGTACATGCCAGCTTTATCCGGGAGACAGCCGTACCCATCGAAAGGCCTTCTGCCCGGAGTGCGGTCAATTCGGATCAGGTCCGGCTGGTGCTCACTGTCGATGCGGCGGGAACCGTCTATCTGGAGGACAGGGCGGTGGATCCGGGAGTTCTTCGAGGACGGATGCAGGATTTTGCTTCTAAAAATCCGGGAGCCGTTGTGGTGGTGGCTGCCGACAGGGATGCGGCTTCCGGAGCCCTGATCCGGGTGCTGGATATCTGTCGGCTGGCTGGGGTCCAGCATCTTGCCCTTGCGGCAAGGAGGCCTCTGTGA
- a CDS encoding energy transducer TonB has product MKQVVVWLVCWLLGLGLALVVFGVFLLSGGHRASVPVWEGTPFLLQTDLSPFMEESAVRRSESPPAVPELGEDLPDIQGFTLPPAFDPALPEVSLNWMDTESRVLLPDAADLPVFPAGNSASGEKGLSGSIVYGPGELDEIPYPVHRVIPPFPQAARRQGIRQGRVRLLLEVDSSGRVREIQVLEADPPGYFEGVSVDAVKRWRFTPGKVDGLDVRTRFELPIQFGDEKS; this is encoded by the coding sequence GTGAAACAGGTGGTTGTCTGGCTGGTGTGCTGGTTGCTGGGGCTGGGGCTGGCCCTTGTTGTTTTCGGTGTGTTTCTTCTGTCTGGAGGGCACCGGGCTTCCGTGCCCGTATGGGAGGGAACTCCCTTTCTTCTTCAGACGGATTTGTCCCCTTTCATGGAGGAGTCCGCTGTCAGGCGCTCGGAATCTCCTCCCGCCGTGCCGGAGCTGGGTGAAGATCTTCCGGATATTCAGGGTTTTACCCTGCCTCCGGCCTTCGACCCCGCCTTACCTGAAGTTTCCCTGAATTGGATGGATACGGAAAGCAGAGTATTGTTGCCCGATGCAGCAGATCTGCCTGTTTTCCCGGCCGGGAACAGTGCCTCTGGAGAGAAGGGGCTGTCTGGTTCGATTGTGTACGGTCCTGGAGAGCTGGATGAGATTCCCTATCCCGTTCACCGGGTGATTCCTCCTTTTCCCCAAGCTGCTAGAAGGCAGGGTATCCGTCAGGGAAGGGTACGATTGCTGCTTGAAGTGGACAGCAGTGGCCGGGTACGGGAGATTCAGGTACTGGAGGCGGATCCGCCCGGTTATTTTGAAGGTGTTTCCGTGGATGCGGTGAAAAGGTGGCGCTTTACACCTGGCAAAGTGGACGGGTTGGATGTGCGTACCCGTTTTGAGCTGCCCATACAGTTTGGAGATGAGAAATCGTGA
- a CDS encoding tetratricopeptide repeat protein, which yields MASEFRAGDVLEQVRQQLESGENEKALERLLVLEAERKGQSFFWQLLGIARLRMQDREGAAAAFAKGLERDDTDALLWRNLGWAFHGMERWADGREAFERALSFSGEGEDAYGMALCLYGEKRFREAMNILIPWMEEDGDGSRTRLFLHAALAAGIPEKEILGRARAFTRNGGHASDWQFLAQVEHLAGNPGRAALAMETALGMGPSEPDGWVQVARLYAREGLFASAARSLQNAGSGWEQERVGYLLAAGIYGEALDLLEKTGGTEAGMLEVRIRIQQGDPRAALARLNRMEENPEVHYARGLCYWELGEYEKAGLYFSRLLENPAWKEAVQGLSDRMKRLESNP from the coding sequence TTGGCTTCTGAATTCCGTGCGGGTGATGTTCTGGAGCAGGTCAGGCAGCAGCTGGAGTCCGGAGAGAATGAAAAGGCTCTGGAGCGGCTGCTGGTATTGGAAGCGGAACGGAAGGGGCAGTCTTTTTTCTGGCAGCTTCTCGGGATTGCCCGGCTCCGCATGCAGGACAGGGAAGGGGCTGCAGCAGCCTTTGCCAAAGGGCTGGAAAGGGATGACACGGATGCCCTTCTCTGGCGGAACCTGGGCTGGGCTTTTCATGGTATGGAACGCTGGGCAGATGGAAGAGAAGCTTTTGAACGTGCCCTTTCATTTTCGGGTGAAGGGGAAGATGCCTATGGTATGGCCCTTTGTCTGTACGGGGAAAAACGATTCCGGGAGGCCATGAACATTCTCATTCCATGGATGGAAGAGGACGGTGACGGAAGCAGAACCCGTCTTTTTCTCCATGCGGCCCTTGCGGCAGGTATTCCGGAGAAGGAGATTCTGGGAAGGGCCAGGGCGTTTACCCGGAATGGTGGGCATGCTTCAGACTGGCAGTTTCTTGCTCAGGTGGAGCATCTGGCGGGCAATCCGGGCAGGGCTGCCCTGGCCATGGAGACAGCCTTGGGAATGGGGCCTTCAGAGCCGGATGGCTGGGTGCAGGTGGCCAGGCTGTATGCAAGGGAGGGGCTTTTTGCTTCCGCGGCCAGAAGTCTTCAGAATGCAGGATCGGGGTGGGAGCAGGAAAGGGTGGGCTATCTCCTTGCAGCGGGAATTTACGGGGAAGCTCTGGATCTTCTGGAAAAGACCGGTGGCACGGAGGCGGGAATGCTGGAGGTCCGTATCCGTATACAGCAGGGAGATCCCCGTGCGGCCCTTGCCCGTTTGAACCGCATGGAAGAAAATCCGGAAGTCCATTACGCGAGGGGGCTTTGTTACTGGGAGTTGGGGGAATATGAAAAAGCCGGACTGTATTTTTCCAGGCTGTTGGAAAATCCCGCATGGAAAGAAGCTGTGCAGGGTCTTTCTGATCGTATGAAGAGACTGGAAAGCAATCCTTAA